The proteins below come from a single Nitrospiraceae bacterium genomic window:
- a CDS encoding OmpA family protein, which yields MTVHSSTRRIYVWGIVILIMVLATGCAHRSTHGVHKYGKKSGAPTLVASQGDFSTGAPEQALNKETSNGEGYFPEGSGALSDLLAEDPLIREDHTFGSGLTPSSDSPNDYWVNRTRAEQLTAQAGLRDVHFDFDSFQLNEEAKATLGANAEWLKAHPHAEITIEGHCDDRGTASYNHVLGEKRALRTKNYLTSLGVPAERLHVMSFGKENPTCWDSTEPCFQKNRRAHLVLDISVASTPMPYVADRRDW from the coding sequence ATGACTGTTCATTCATCGACCCGCAGAATCTATGTTTGGGGGATAGTGATTCTGATAATGGTGCTGGCCACAGGGTGTGCACATCGGTCCACACATGGAGTTCATAAATATGGCAAAAAATCCGGTGCGCCAACTTTGGTGGCCTCACAGGGAGATTTTTCAACCGGAGCCCCGGAACAGGCATTAAACAAAGAGACATCCAATGGGGAAGGGTATTTTCCAGAAGGGTCAGGAGCCTTGTCCGACCTGCTTGCGGAAGATCCTTTGATTCGGGAGGACCACACATTCGGGTCAGGTCTCACGCCGTCTTCTGACTCTCCCAATGATTATTGGGTTAATCGAACCCGTGCTGAACAATTGACCGCCCAAGCCGGATTGCGAGATGTGCATTTTGATTTTGATAGCTTTCAACTGAATGAAGAGGCTAAGGCGACGTTAGGGGCCAACGCGGAATGGCTAAAAGCTCATCCGCATGCGGAGATTACCATTGAAGGACATTGCGATGATCGTGGAACAGCTTCCTATAACCATGTTTTAGGTGAAAAGCGTGCACTTCGCACCAAAAACTACCTCACCAGCCTGGGAGTCCCTGCAGAGCGGCTTCATGTGATGTCATTCGGCAAGGAGAATCCCACCTGTTGGGATTCAACCGAACCGTGTTTCCAGAAGAATCGGCGTGCTCACCTCGTCCTAGATATCAGTGTGGCTTCGACCCCGATGCCCTATGTCGCTGACCGCCGGGATTGGTAG